From Sphingobacterium bambusae:
AAAGCGATGTCATCCGGCTGGAGGATATCAACGTTTCCTACCGATTCGCGCTTACTCGCCGAAAGAACAGTCCCAGCATGACCTTGATATTTAACGCAGCACAGCTTTCCATGCTCTGGGCCGCGGCACCCGGTGGGATAGATCCCTATTTTGTAAACAGCGCTATTACCCGTCCGCGGTTTTCTCTCGGCGCAAACCTAAGCTTTTAGAAATGAAGAATTATTATATACTTTTTATGGCGATCGCCGTCCTTTCCTGCTCCAAGGAGGCCTTTTTGGAAAAGAAGCCGGACGACTCGCTGGTGATACCGCTAACACTAGCAGACTATCAGGCCATTCTCGACAATGATATGGTGATGAACGGCAAGGGATCGACCGGCTCGGGGGCTGTACCAATCATTGGGGAGATGGGTGCAGACAACTATTTTGTACGAGACGTAGACTTCCCGAACTTTCCACAGCAACAACAGAACGTCTACATCTGGAACACACAGGTCTACGACGGATCTCAACTTTTGGACTGGGATTATCCCTACCGCATCGTGTTTTATTCCAACATAGTACTGGAAGGGCTTGGACAGCTGCAGATAAACACCGCGGATCAAACCGCGTACAACCTTGCCTATGGAAGCGCGCACTTCTTCCGCGCGCATTCCTTCTACCATTTGGCGCAGGTATTTGCTCCCCATTATGACGCCCAGCAAGCAGAGGCGCTGACCGGAATACCGATCCGTCTGGGAACGAGCTTTGATGAAAAGATCGAAAGGGCTAGCTTAGCACAAACCTACAGGCAGATCATCAGCGATCTGGAAACCTCGGTGCTGCACCTGCCCGGTGCTTCCGGCCGCATCAAGACACGGCCCAGTAAGCAGGCGGCTTATGGTCTACTTTCCAGGGTCTATTTAACGATGGGCGCATACCAGCAGGCCAAATTATATGCGGACTCCTGTTTGGCCCTCAGCAGCGGGCTATTGGATTATGGGGAACTCAATGCAGCATTGCGAAATCCTTTTCCCCAGCCCGAGGTAAACCCTGAGGTCTTGTTTTCTTGCAAGATGACCGATATTGTCAGCGGACCGCTGTGGACTACAAGGGAGCGTACCGATAGCATGTTGTATGCCTCTT
This genomic window contains:
- a CDS encoding RagB/SusD family nutrient uptake outer membrane protein, encoding MKNYYILFMAIAVLSCSKEAFLEKKPDDSLVIPLTLADYQAILDNDMVMNGKGSTGSGAVPIIGEMGADNYFVRDVDFPNFPQQQQNVYIWNTQVYDGSQLLDWDYPYRIVFYSNIVLEGLGQLQINTADQTAYNLAYGSAHFFRAHSFYHLAQVFAPHYDAQQAEALTGIPIRLGTSFDEKIERASLAQTYRQIISDLETSVLHLPGASGRIKTRPSKQAAYGLLSRVYLTMGAYQQAKLYADSCLALSSGLLDYGELNAALRNPFPQPEVNPEVLFSCKMTDIVSGPLWTTRERTDSMLYASYQDADLRKTVFFRTVVGGMSFKGSYENNSFLFAGIATDEILLNRAECHARMGMVEEAMEDLHYLLEHRYQAGSLDMERFSGTLPQAEALEIILEERRKELLHRGLRWTDLRRLNAEGAEVTLRRQIGSQTYTLAPGDPRWVWPIPDYVLSFNPDMIQNDR